A part of Pararoseomonas sp. SCSIO 73927 genomic DNA contains:
- a CDS encoding cob(I)yrinic acid a,c-diamide adenosyltransferase codes for MVKLDVITTRGGDGGQTSLGDGTRLPKHAPRVEALGAVDEANAAIGLLRLHTAQEEDAMLARIQNDLFDLGADLSVPHQGDGPHQEGGKERLRVTDAQCLRLERELAEMNAELPPLRSFILPGGTPAAAYAHLARTLARRAERAVVALGAAEASQDGVNPAAIRYLNRLSDHLFVLARALNMGQDVLWEPGGNR; via the coding sequence ATGGTCAAGCTCGACGTCATCACCACCCGCGGCGGCGACGGCGGCCAGACCTCGCTCGGCGACGGCACGCGGCTGCCGAAGCACGCGCCGCGCGTGGAGGCGCTGGGCGCGGTGGACGAGGCCAACGCTGCCATCGGCCTGCTGCGCCTGCACACGGCGCAGGAGGAGGACGCGATGCTCGCCCGGATCCAGAACGACCTCTTCGACCTCGGCGCCGACCTATCGGTTCCGCACCAGGGGGATGGGCCGCACCAGGAGGGGGGGAAGGAGAGGCTGCGCGTGACCGACGCCCAGTGCCTTCGGCTGGAACGGGAGCTGGCCGAGATGAACGCGGAGCTCCCGCCGCTCCGCTCCTTCATCCTGCCCGGGGGCACCCCGGCGGCGGCGTACGCCCACCTGGCCCGCACGCTCGCCCGCCGCGCCGAGCGCGCCGTGGTGGCGCTCGGCGCGGCGGAAGCGTCCCAGGACGGGGTGAACCCGGCGGCGATCCGTTACCTGAACCGCCTCTCGGACCACCTCTTCGTCCTGGCCCGCGCGCTGAACATGGGCCAGGACGTGCTGTGGGAGCCCGGCGGGAACCGCTGA
- a CDS encoding NIPSNAP family protein — protein sequence MLLDHRTYTCRPGTLKRHLALYEEHGWAVQTRHLGQPLAYLTTETGDVNSYVHIWMYEDAADRARRRAAMQADPAWAAFLQLSADAGYLVKQENKLMTPVGFAPAPLRAAGA from the coding sequence ATGCTCCTGGACCACCGCACCTATACCTGCCGGCCCGGCACGCTGAAGCGCCATCTCGCCCTTTATGAGGAGCATGGCTGGGCGGTGCAGACCCGCCATCTCGGCCAGCCCCTGGCCTATCTCACGACCGAGACCGGCGACGTGAACAGCTACGTCCATATCTGGATGTACGAGGACGCCGCCGATCGCGCCCGCCGCCGCGCCGCCATGCAGGCGGACCCCGCCTGGGCCGCCTTCCTGCAACTGAGCGCCGATGCCGGCTACCTGGTGAAGCAGGAGAACAAGCTGATGACCCCCGTGGGCTTCGCCCCCGCCCCCCTGCGCGCCGCCGGGGCCTGA
- a CDS encoding N-acetyltransferase family protein, which produces MPIRDATPDDAPAIAAIYAHHVLHGTGTFEEAPPSVEEVGARIAKVQAAGHAWLVVEEEGRVLGYGYYANFHARSAYRHTAEDSIYVRDDVRGQGVGKALVAELLSRAEAEGFRQMVAVIGDSENVGSIGLHLSLGFRQAGLLKAVGLKFGRWVDVVTMQKALGEGDRNTPA; this is translated from the coding sequence ATGCCGATCCGCGACGCGACCCCTGACGACGCCCCCGCCATCGCGGCGATCTACGCCCACCACGTGCTGCACGGCACCGGCACCTTCGAGGAGGCGCCCCCCTCGGTGGAGGAAGTGGGCGCCCGCATCGCGAAGGTGCAGGCCGCAGGCCATGCCTGGCTGGTGGTCGAGGAGGAGGGCCGGGTCCTCGGCTACGGCTACTACGCGAACTTCCACGCCCGCTCCGCCTACCGCCACACCGCGGAGGACTCGATCTACGTACGGGACGACGTGCGGGGCCAGGGCGTGGGCAAGGCGCTCGTCGCGGAGCTGCTCAGCCGGGCGGAGGCGGAGGGGTTCCGCCAGATGGTCGCGGTGATCGGCGATTCGGAGAATGTGGGCTCCATCGGCCTGCACCTCTCCCTCGGCTTCCGGCAGGCGGGGCTGTTGAAGGCGGTGGGGCTGAAGTTCGGCCGCTGGGTGGACGTGGTCACCATGCAGAAGGCGCTGGGCGAAGGCGACCGCAACACTCCCGCCTGA
- a CDS encoding M20/M25/M40 family metallo-hydrolase encodes MTDRTDAEAVRALAADLVHIDSRSFVSNLPLSERVEAELKGFAIERLDYEDANGVPKRAIVAHRGGPGGIALSGHMDTVPDTGWQEDPFSARVDEAGLMHGLGTADMKGPVAACIVAAQGMPAGAPVTLLITTDEETTKAGAAIIAERSELARRAALRGIVVAEPTRLAPIRGHRGTVNFEVTASGTQAHSSTGIGVNANLALIPFLAEMKALHDRLREEPAWRVPDYEPPFPDFNIVLDNHGTAINVTVARATARMKFRYSRALDPAPVIEAVQAATERHGLALRFVVDGSPPELPVEHPLVRLAEAATGQAARTVPFGTDATRLNALAPCVVLGPGDIGVAHSPGEYVPVAELAAAVPLFRRLLREGAQ; translated from the coding sequence ATGACCGACCGCACTGATGCCGAGGCCGTTCGCGCCCTGGCCGCCGACCTTGTCCATATCGACAGCCGATCCTTCGTCTCCAACCTGCCCCTGTCGGAGCGCGTGGAGGCGGAGCTGAAGGGCTTCGCGATTGAGCGACTGGACTACGAGGATGCGAACGGCGTGCCCAAGCGCGCGATCGTCGCGCATCGCGGCGGGCCGGGCGGGATCGCGCTCTCCGGCCACATGGACACCGTGCCCGACACGGGCTGGCAGGAGGATCCCTTCTCCGCCCGTGTGGACGAGGCGGGGCTGATGCACGGGCTGGGCACGGCCGACATGAAGGGGCCGGTGGCCGCCTGCATCGTCGCGGCGCAGGGCATGCCCGCCGGCGCGCCGGTGACGCTGCTGATCACCACGGACGAGGAGACGACGAAGGCCGGCGCCGCGATCATCGCGGAGCGGTCCGAGCTCGCGCGCCGCGCGGCGCTGCGCGGGATCGTGGTGGCGGAGCCGACGCGGCTGGCGCCCATCCGCGGCCATCGCGGCACCGTCAACTTCGAGGTGACCGCCAGCGGCACCCAGGCGCACTCCTCCACCGGGATCGGGGTGAATGCCAACCTCGCGCTCATCCCCTTCCTGGCCGAGATGAAGGCGCTGCACGACCGGCTGCGGGAGGAGCCCGCCTGGCGCGTGCCGGACTACGAGCCGCCCTTCCCGGATTTCAACATCGTGTTGGACAACCACGGCACGGCGATCAACGTGACGGTGGCGCGCGCCACGGCGCGGATGAAGTTCCGCTACTCCCGCGCGCTGGACCCGGCGCCGGTGATCGAGGCGGTGCAGGCGGCGACGGAGCGGCACGGCCTGGCGCTGCGCTTCGTGGTGGACGGCTCCCCGCCCGAGCTGCCGGTGGAGCACCCGCTGGTGCGGCTGGCCGAGGCGGCCACGGGGCAGGCCGCGCGCACCGTGCCCTTCGGCACGGACGCCACGCGGCTGAACGCGCTGGCGCCCTGCGTGGTGCTCGGCCCGGGCGATATCGGCGTGGCGCATTCCCCCGGGGAGTACGTACCCGTGGCGGAGCTGGCCGCGGCGGTGCCGCTGTTCCGCCGCCTGCTGCGCGAGGGCGCACAGTAA
- a CDS encoding energy transducer TonB: MAPSWRPRGRQDRPVRWTLLAAAALHAMALAAALLDLGPREMAEPRIVEGTPLVWEGPVGAGEGAPELSPALPSPPPAPQAPPSTAAPSPAEAEAPPQPDPPAPDPSPSPAAAAPIPAPAPPLPPPPAVAAPPPAPSPSPVAPPAAAPPGPVAQPTPPRAAEPAPLPLPPPPAPPAPARPAPPPVAAAPDPQPAGAPMRTVEVPVAPGAVRLGAGTAGSPGESRAVGAPRPGCQDVIGYPAAERERGVTGAVGLRLRVSDDGRVVEARIAEPSGVQALDEAAQRGIRRCRFIPALRDGVPVWGSRDYRVVFQLN; the protein is encoded by the coding sequence GTGGCCCCGTCCTGGCGGCCGCGCGGGCGCCAGGACCGGCCGGTCCGCTGGACCCTGCTGGCCGCGGCCGCCCTGCACGCGATGGCACTCGCCGCGGCCCTGCTCGACCTCGGCCCCCGCGAGATGGCGGAACCGAGGATCGTGGAGGGAACGCCGCTGGTCTGGGAAGGCCCGGTCGGGGCGGGGGAGGGGGCGCCGGAGCTGTCGCCCGCCCTCCCGTCCCCGCCTCCGGCGCCGCAGGCCCCGCCTTCCACCGCCGCGCCGTCCCCCGCTGAGGCGGAGGCCCCGCCCCAGCCGGATCCACCCGCGCCGGACCCATCGCCATCCCCGGCGGCGGCCGCACCCATCCCCGCGCCGGCACCGCCCTTGCCGCCCCCGCCGGCCGTGGCCGCGCCCCCTCCCGCACCGTCCCCCTCGCCGGTCGCTCCGCCGGCCGCGGCGCCGCCGGGCCCAGTGGCCCAGCCCACCCCGCCCCGCGCGGCGGAGCCGGCCCCGCTGCCCCTGCCGCCTCCCCCCGCGCCGCCCGCACCCGCCCGCCCGGCGCCCCCGCCCGTGGCGGCCGCCCCCGACCCGCAACCCGCCGGCGCCCCGATGCGGACGGTGGAGGTTCCGGTGGCCCCCGGCGCGGTGCGGCTGGGCGCCGGCACCGCCGGCTCGCCGGGGGAGAGCCGCGCCGTGGGCGCCCCCCGGCCGGGCTGCCAGGACGTGATCGGGTACCCGGCGGCCGAGCGCGAGCGCGGCGTCACCGGCGCGGTCGGGCTGCGCCTCCGCGTCTCCGACGATGGGCGGGTGGTGGAGGCGCGGATCGCCGAGCCCAGCGGCGTCCAGGCGCTGGACGAGGCGGCGCAGCGCGGCATCCGGCGCTGCCGCTTCATCCCGGCCCTGCGGGACGGGGTGCCCGTCTGGGGCAGCCGGGACTACCGTGTCGTCTTCCAGCTGAACTGA
- a CDS encoding tripartite tricarboxylate transporter substrate binding protein: MRRRPLVAAALGMAAGWGAGRPAQSQTQMQAQLQGWPSRQMRMVVPFAAGGATDILARALANRFQSEWTQPVVVENRTGAGGTIGTEAVARSAPDGHMLLLGTSATQAITPHLYPGLSYDTLRDFAPVSMVATVPMVLVVHPSVPARDVAGLVAHAKARPGGVTFASSGQGAITHLASELFASRAGIQLTHVPYRGSAPAIADLLAGRVLMMIDHAPTVLPHIRAGGLVALGTAGPERTPMLPEAPTLASAVPGVEVTSWFGLLAPAGTPAPVVAALNEATRRALTDAEVVARLREQGADAGAGTPEAFAAFIAEDRTRWGGVVRGAGVTAG, encoded by the coding sequence ATGAGGCGACGCCCGTTGGTGGCGGCCGCGCTGGGCATGGCGGCGGGCTGGGGCGCCGGGCGTCCGGCGCAGTCCCAGACCCAGATGCAGGCCCAACTTCAGGGCTGGCCGAGCCGGCAGATGCGGATGGTCGTGCCCTTCGCGGCAGGCGGGGCGACGGACATCCTGGCGCGCGCGCTGGCGAACCGGTTCCAGTCGGAATGGACGCAGCCGGTGGTGGTGGAGAACCGCACGGGGGCGGGCGGGACGATCGGGACGGAGGCGGTGGCGCGGTCCGCGCCGGACGGGCACATGCTGCTGCTCGGCACCAGCGCGACCCAGGCGATCACGCCGCACCTCTATCCCGGCCTGTCCTACGACACGCTGCGGGACTTCGCGCCGGTCTCCATGGTGGCCACGGTGCCCATGGTGCTGGTGGTGCACCCCTCCGTGCCGGCGCGGGACGTGGCAGGACTGGTGGCGCACGCGAAGGCGCGGCCGGGCGGGGTGACCTTCGCCTCCTCGGGCCAGGGGGCGATCACGCACCTTGCCTCCGAGCTCTTCGCCTCCAGGGCGGGGATCCAGCTCACCCACGTGCCCTACCGGGGCAGCGCGCCGGCCATCGCGGACCTGCTGGCGGGCCGGGTGCTGATGATGATCGACCACGCGCCGACGGTGCTGCCGCATATCCGCGCGGGCGGGCTGGTGGCGCTGGGCACGGCGGGGCCGGAGCGGACGCCGATGCTGCCGGAGGCGCCGACCCTGGCCTCGGCGGTGCCGGGGGTGGAGGTGACCTCCTGGTTCGGGCTGCTGGCCCCGGCCGGCACGCCCGCGCCGGTCGTCGCGGCGCTGAACGAGGCCACGCGGCGCGCGCTGACGGATGCGGAGGTGGTGGCGCGGCTGCGCGAGCAGGGCGCCGATGCCGGGGCGGGCACGCCGGAGGCCTTCGCGGCCTTCATCGCCGAGGACAGGACGCGCTGGGGCGGCGTGGTGCGCGGCGCGGGCGTGACGGCGGGGTAG
- a CDS encoding pyridoxal-phosphate dependent enzyme codes for MTAYLDPRTGQTWPLDAPRWCGDAGQPLMLTDLPGIGQDAIDPAAPGLWRYAAALPFRPAAPIAMGEGRTPLVPRAWEGSEALFKCEWMMPTGSFKDRGASVMLSLLRDQGITAVLEDSSGNGGAAIATYAAAGGMRARILVPDSTSPAKTVQSRAAGAEIQLTPGSRQDCADEALRQGNDPESGFFYASHNWHPFFLQGTKTLAYELWEDLGFEAPDAVVIPCGAGSNVLGCDIGFGELLRAGAIPRLPRLYAAQPAHCGPMARAFLGLPPEPPRPTVAEGTAIAQPIRPAEVLGALRRSGGGAVLLEEGEITAAALGLARQGLYVEPTCAQAAAALGRLSADGSIRPGERVVVVLTGTGLKATPRYAEFLGLGPV; via the coding sequence ATGACCGCCTATCTCGACCCGCGCACCGGACAGACCTGGCCCCTGGATGCTCCGCGCTGGTGCGGCGATGCCGGCCAGCCGCTGATGCTGACCGATCTGCCGGGCATCGGGCAGGACGCGATCGACCCCGCCGCCCCCGGCCTGTGGCGCTACGCCGCCGCGCTGCCCTTCCGCCCCGCCGCGCCGATCGCGATGGGGGAGGGGCGCACCCCGCTCGTCCCCCGCGCCTGGGAGGGGTCCGAGGCGCTGTTCAAGTGCGAGTGGATGATGCCCACCGGATCCTTCAAGGACCGCGGCGCCTCCGTCATGCTTTCCCTGCTGCGGGACCAGGGGATCACGGCGGTGCTGGAGGATTCCTCCGGCAATGGCGGCGCCGCCATCGCCACCTACGCGGCCGCCGGCGGGATGCGGGCGCGCATCCTGGTGCCGGACAGCACCTCCCCCGCCAAGACCGTGCAGTCCCGCGCCGCGGGGGCGGAAATCCAGCTCACCCCCGGCAGCCGGCAGGACTGCGCGGACGAGGCGCTGCGCCAGGGGAACGATCCGGAATCCGGCTTCTTCTACGCCAGCCACAACTGGCACCCCTTCTTTCTCCAGGGCACGAAGACCCTGGCCTACGAGCTGTGGGAGGATCTCGGCTTCGAGGCGCCGGACGCGGTGGTGATCCCCTGCGGCGCCGGATCGAACGTGCTGGGCTGCGACATCGGCTTCGGGGAGCTGCTGCGCGCCGGTGCCATCCCCCGGCTGCCGCGGCTCTACGCCGCCCAGCCCGCCCATTGCGGCCCCATGGCGCGCGCGTTCCTCGGCCTTCCGCCGGAGCCGCCCCGCCCGACAGTCGCGGAGGGCACGGCCATCGCCCAGCCCATCCGCCCGGCCGAGGTGCTGGGCGCCCTGCGCCGGAGCGGCGGCGGCGCCGTGCTGCTGGAGGAGGGCGAGATCACCGCCGCGGCCCTCGGGCTCGCGCGGCAGGGCCTCTACGTGGAGCCGACCTGCGCCCAGGCCGCGGCCGCACTGGGACGCCTGTCCGCAGACGGGTCCATCCGCCCGGGGGAGAGGGTTGTCGTCGTGCTCACCGGGACGGGGCTGAAGGCGACCCCGCGCTACGCCGAGTTCCTGGGGCTCGGACCGGTCTGA
- a CDS encoding cation diffusion facilitator family transporter: MSPTESTAWTSLAVGLLVLALKGAAWWLTGSTALFADMLETVVNVAAATAALAAVRYSAMPADENHPYGHTKVEYFSAVLEGALILVAASMILQEVYGAVFRPRAPEQPLVGIVLSTIATLINGTWATILRRRGRRLGSPALVADSKYLMSDVVTSAGVIAGVGLVAATGLLWLDPLMAGVTAVMILVSGARLLRESVGGLMDEAVGAEELTAIRNTVSAHADGAIEAHDLRTRHAGRITFVEFHLVVPGAMPVSEAHDICDRIETALKDRLGNAVITIHVEPEGKAKHSGVLVL, encoded by the coding sequence ATGAGCCCCACCGAATCCACGGCCTGGACCAGCCTCGCCGTCGGCCTGCTCGTGCTCGCCCTGAAGGGGGCGGCGTGGTGGCTGACGGGCAGCACGGCCCTTTTCGCGGACATGCTGGAGACGGTGGTGAACGTCGCCGCCGCTACCGCCGCCCTCGCCGCCGTGCGCTACTCCGCCATGCCGGCGGACGAGAACCACCCCTACGGGCACACCAAGGTGGAGTACTTCTCCGCGGTGCTAGAGGGGGCGCTGATCCTTGTCGCCGCCTCCATGATCCTGCAGGAGGTGTACGGGGCGGTCTTCAGGCCCCGCGCCCCGGAGCAGCCGCTGGTCGGCATCGTCCTCTCGACGATTGCCACCCTGATCAACGGCACCTGGGCCACGATCCTGCGGCGGCGGGGGCGCCGCCTCGGCTCCCCCGCGCTGGTGGCGGATTCCAAGTACCTGATGTCGGACGTGGTCACCTCCGCGGGCGTCATCGCGGGCGTCGGCCTCGTTGCCGCCACCGGCCTCCTCTGGCTCGATCCCCTGATGGCGGGCGTCACGGCCGTGATGATCCTCGTCTCCGGCGCCCGGCTTCTGCGGGAGAGCGTGGGCGGGCTGATGGACGAGGCGGTGGGGGCGGAGGAGCTGACCGCCATCCGCAACACCGTCTCGGCGCACGCCGATGGGGCGATCGAGGCGCATGACCTGCGGACCCGCCACGCCGGACGAATCACCTTCGTGGAATTCCACCTCGTCGTCCCCGGCGCGATGCCGGTTTCCGAGGCGCACGACATCTGCGACCGCATCGAGACCGCGCTGAAGGACCGGCTCGGCAACGCGGTGATCACCATTCACGTGGAGCCGGAGGGTAAGGCCAAGCACAGCGGGGTGCTGGTGCTGTGA
- a CDS encoding glycerophosphodiester phosphodiesterase family protein, whose product MASYDTLDGQAPIVVSHRGASAVRPEHTIEAYRKAIELGSKFIEPDLVTTKDGVLVARHEHTLAGTTDIADHPEFADREWVIENFTLAELKTLRAIERTGDQRPESSSYNGQFEIATLDEIIALVKGHEAATGQKIAIVPELKSPSLLLAKGYDTAQMLVDALVANDFTDRGRVFVQSFESGNLKALHETIMPAAGVDFHIVQLGNTATPEGLAAIAEYADIVGPSINAILPRARLTAPVDGDGDGTAQITTRLTGQVTDLVANAHAVGLKVIPYTVRAEEPYLALNPDGTVQTAAQEIQKLIDAGVDGFFTDHTDIGLRAVKDDLTADGTRGGDELQGTAGTDYLYGGAGEDTISGGAGDDFLYAGADNDVVDGGAGNDRLVGDAGNDRLTGGEGHDRLIGGAGNDTLLGGAGDDTLIADAGSDLLVGGAGSNRLTGGEGADTFRFEAAAGRGNLTRLMDFASGEDRIELDGAVFTALEGEGQLLAESFGLGRTATTAEQHLLYDGATGDFLYDADGAGGAAAIRIGTLVAGTELSVGDIWVV is encoded by the coding sequence GTGGCCAGCTATGACACTCTCGATGGGCAGGCGCCCATCGTCGTCTCGCACCGGGGCGCCAGCGCCGTGCGGCCCGAGCACACGATCGAGGCCTACCGCAAGGCCATCGAGCTCGGCTCCAAGTTCATCGAGCCCGACCTGGTCACGACCAAAGACGGCGTGCTGGTAGCCCGCCACGAGCACACGCTGGCCGGCACCACGGACATCGCGGACCACCCCGAGTTCGCGGACCGCGAGTGGGTGATCGAGAACTTCACCCTCGCCGAGCTGAAGACGCTGCGCGCGATCGAGCGCACCGGCGACCAGCGCCCGGAGAGCTCCTCCTACAACGGCCAGTTCGAGATCGCGACGCTCGACGAGATCATCGCGCTGGTGAAGGGCCACGAGGCGGCCACGGGCCAGAAGATCGCCATCGTGCCGGAGCTGAAGAGCCCGAGCCTGCTCCTCGCCAAGGGCTACGACACGGCGCAGATGCTGGTGGACGCGCTGGTCGCCAACGACTTCACCGACCGCGGCCGGGTCTTCGTCCAGTCTTTCGAGTCCGGCAACCTGAAGGCGCTGCACGAGACGATCATGCCGGCCGCCGGCGTGGACTTCCACATCGTGCAGCTCGGCAACACCGCAACGCCCGAGGGCCTGGCCGCCATCGCCGAGTACGCCGACATCGTCGGCCCCAGCATCAACGCCATCCTGCCTCGCGCGCGCCTGACGGCGCCGGTGGACGGCGACGGCGACGGCACCGCCCAGATCACCACCCGGCTGACGGGCCAGGTCACGGACCTCGTCGCCAACGCCCACGCCGTCGGGCTGAAGGTCATCCCCTACACCGTCCGCGCCGAGGAGCCCTACCTGGCCCTGAACCCGGACGGCACGGTGCAGACCGCCGCCCAGGAGATCCAGAAGCTCATCGACGCCGGGGTGGACGGCTTCTTCACCGACCACACCGACATCGGCCTGCGCGCCGTGAAGGACGACCTGACGGCCGACGGCACCCGCGGGGGCGACGAGCTGCAGGGCACCGCCGGGACGGACTACCTCTACGGCGGCGCCGGCGAGGACACGATCAGCGGCGGCGCGGGCGACGACTTCCTCTACGCCGGCGCCGACAACGACGTGGTCGATGGCGGTGCGGGCAATGACCGCCTGGTGGGCGATGCCGGCAACGACCGCCTCACGGGCGGCGAGGGCCATGACCGCCTGATCGGCGGCGCGGGCAACGACACGCTCCTCGGCGGCGCGGGCGACGACACGCTGATCGCCGATGCCGGCAGCGACCTGCTGGTCGGCGGGGCGGGCTCCAACCGCCTCACCGGCGGCGAGGGCGCGGACACCTTCCGCTTCGAGGCCGCCGCCGGCCGCGGCAACCTGACCCGGCTCATGGACTTCGCCTCGGGCGAGGACCGGATCGAGCTGGACGGCGCGGTCTTCACGGCGCTGGAGGGCGAGGGGCAGCTCTTGGCCGAGAGCTTCGGCCTCGGCCGCACGGCCACCACGGCCGAGCAGCACCTGCTCTACGACGGGGCGACCGGCGACTTCCTCTACGATGCCGACGGCGCGGGCGGCGCGGCCGCAATCCGCATCGGCACGCTGGTGGCCGGCACGGAGCTCTCGGTAGGCGACATCTGGGTGGTCTGA
- a CDS encoding DUF4142 domain-containing protein, with protein MIDRRALALVVAGAGLAGCAATAQTDMAGGAPSAMRMRATQGGVFLMQTAQLGAQKAARPELRRFAPFEVSEQQGLMQAMMQVHGAMTPPPVAEDKAAILRQLQSASGTEFDRLFVTAQVQGHQEALQLYTAMSQDASAPAPDRAIALLAADRIREHLAFLQAVGPRA; from the coding sequence ATGATCGACCGTCGCGCCCTTGCCCTCGTCGTGGCCGGCGCCGGCCTCGCCGGCTGCGCCGCCACCGCCCAGACCGACATGGCCGGCGGCGCTCCCTCCGCCATGCGGATGCGCGCCACCCAGGGCGGCGTCTTCCTGATGCAGACCGCCCAGCTCGGCGCCCAGAAGGCCGCCCGGCCGGAGCTGCGCCGCTTCGCGCCCTTCGAGGTGAGCGAGCAGCAGGGCCTCATGCAGGCCATGATGCAGGTCCACGGCGCCATGACGCCGCCGCCCGTCGCGGAGGACAAGGCCGCGATCCTGCGCCAGCTCCAATCCGCGAGCGGGACGGAGTTCGACCGGCTCTTCGTGACGGCCCAGGTTCAGGGCCACCAGGAGGCGCTGCAGCTCTACACGGCCATGTCGCAGGACGCCTCCGCCCCCGCGCCGGACCGCGCCATCGCCCTGCTGGCCGCCGACCGCATCCGCGAGCACCTGGCCTTCCTGCAGGCCGTCGGCCCGCGCGCCTGA
- a CDS encoding metalloregulator ArsR/SmtB family transcription factor, which produces MEETLAQLRAAAEPTRLRLLALCARGALCVTDLCAALGQSQPRLSRHLKLLVEAGLLERMPEGSNVYFSLAPRADLARAILARLPEDDPLLAADRRLAARLGAERVRAASEAFRSAGADWDEMRALGLPAAGIERALLDALPPHVGRLLDIGAGTGQLLELVAERCDAALGVDASRDMLALARGRLAERGLAPRCAVRQADMYRLPFPDESFDAVTLQMVLHYAEDPAAALAEAARVLSPEGVLVVVDLAAHDRADLMERHAHRWPGFDDAGMAGWLGEVGCALAPPVEIPGPLGVRLWSAHRAAAVQPA; this is translated from the coding sequence ATGGAAGAGACCCTGGCCCAGCTCCGCGCCGCCGCCGAGCCCACGCGGCTGCGCCTGCTCGCGCTCTGCGCCCGCGGGGCGCTCTGCGTCACCGATCTCTGCGCCGCCCTCGGCCAGTCCCAGCCGCGCCTGTCCCGCCACCTGAAGCTGCTGGTGGAGGCCGGGTTGCTGGAGCGGATGCCGGAGGGCTCCAACGTCTACTTCTCCCTCGCGCCGCGCGCGGACCTGGCCCGCGCCATCCTGGCCCGGCTGCCGGAGGACGACCCCCTACTGGCCGCGGATCGCCGCCTGGCCGCCCGGCTGGGCGCGGAGCGGGTGCGCGCGGCCAGCGAGGCCTTCCGCAGCGCCGGCGCCGACTGGGACGAGATGCGCGCCCTGGGCCTGCCCGCCGCGGGGATCGAGCGCGCGCTGCTGGATGCCCTGCCGCCGCATGTCGGCCGGCTGCTGGATATCGGTGCCGGCACGGGGCAGCTGCTGGAGCTGGTGGCGGAGCGCTGCGACGCCGCGCTCGGGGTGGATGCCAGCCGCGACATGCTGGCCCTGGCGCGCGGCCGCCTGGCGGAGCGCGGACTGGCCCCGCGCTGCGCCGTGCGGCAGGCCGACATGTACCGCCTGCCCTTCCCCGACGAATCCTTCGACGCGGTGACGCTCCAGATGGTCCTGCACTACGCCGAGGACCCGGCCGCGGCCCTGGCGGAGGCCGCGCGCGTCCTATCGCCGGAGGGCGTGCTGGTGGTGGTGGACCTCGCCGCCCATGACCGCGCCGATCTGATGGAGCGCCACGCCCATCGCTGGCCCGGCTTCGATGATGCGGGGATGGCCGGCTGGCTCGGCGAGGTCGGCTGCGCCCTGGCCCCGCCGGTGGAGATCCCCGGTCCGCTCGGGGTGCGCCTGTGGTCCGCCCACCGCGCGGCCGCCGTGCAGCCGGCCTAG